A single genomic interval of Gossypium raimondii isolate GPD5lz chromosome 11, ASM2569854v1, whole genome shotgun sequence harbors:
- the LOC105801905 gene encoding expansin-A7 — MNVSEKHAFRFSESFFGRVALAIIGKPSVAAVVYRPSPWALAHATFYGDETASETMGGACGYGNLFSNGYGIDTAALSTTLFNNGFACGTCYQIKCVKSPWCYSGVQFTTVTATNLCPPNWAKDTNNGGWCNPPRVHFDMSKPAFMKIAQWKAGIVPIMYRRVPCIRRGGIRFYFQGNGYWLLVYAMNVGGGGDIAKMWVKGSKTGWIGMSHNWGASYQAFATLTGQSLSFKITSYTSKETIICWNVAPANWNVGLTYKSNVNFH, encoded by the exons ATGAACGTGTCAGAAAAGCATGCATTTCGGTTTTCTGAATCCTTCTTCGGTCGGGTTG CATTGGCAATCATCGGCAAACCTTCTGTAGCTGCCGTAGTGTACCGGCCAAGCCCTTGGGCACTCGCCCATGCAACCTTTTACGGCGATGAAACCGCCTCCGAGACTATGG GAGGTGCTTGTGGGTATGGGAATTTGTTTAGCAATGGTTATGGTATTGACACAGCTGCACTGAGCACAACATTGTTCAACAATGGGTTTGCTTGTGGGACTTGTTATCAAATAAAGTGTGTTAAGTCGCCTTGGTGCTACAGTGGGGTTCAATTCACCACCGTGACGGCTACAAACCTTTGCCCTCCGAATTGGGCCAAAGACACCAACAATGGTGGGTGGTGCAACCCTCCACGAGTCCATTTTGATATGTCGAAGCCCGCTTTTATGAAAATTGCTCAGTGGAAAGCCGGCATTGTTCCTATCATGTACCGAAG GGTACCGTGTATAAGACGAGGGGGGAttcgattttattttcaagGGAATGGGTATTGGTTGTTAGTGTATGCGATGAATGTAGGAGGAGGCGGTGACATTGCCAAAATGTGGGTCAAAGGAAGCAAAACAGGGTGGATTGGTATGAGTCATAATTGGGGAGCTTCGTATCAAGCATTTGCAACTCTTACGGGCCAATCTTTATCTTTCAAGATCACTTCATACACTTCCAAGGAGACTATCATATGTTGGAATGTTGCACCTGCAAATTGGAATGTAGGTTTGACTTACAAGTCAAATGTCAACTTCCATTAA
- the LOC105801902 gene encoding DNA-directed RNA polymerase IV subunit 1 — MTSIETDLSEEQEVLAATMTGIKFNVSGDEDNEKMSVMEIVASSQVSDPKLGFPNLRNHCTTCDARDLGHCEGHFGVIKFPYPIINPYYLSEVVQILNKICLGCKSIRKDLLIKGDKSASKLRQRKGCKYCVGNSIDWYPPMTFKISSKELSKKSTIVVEVSEDSLMMVRKRGRQALPADYWDFIPKDQQEEEDGLMKPRRRVLSHAQVHYLLKDVDPEFIKKFIQNVDSIFLNCFPVTPNSHRVTEITHRSSNSQRLIFDERTRLYKRLVDFRGVANELSSHVLECLKISKLFQEKPSNEDNELILALTRNKDPVSNMSGLRYMKNVLLGKRNDHCFRMVLTGNPSLKLSEIGIPCPVAERLQIAEQLNKWNEERLKACCNLRILEKGEICIRREGTLVRIHHNEKIRLGDIIYRPLNNGDIVLINRPPSIHQHSFIALSVKVLPVSSSVSINPLICSPFRGDFDGDCLHGYVPQSINTRVELSELVSLNRQLINGQSGRNLLSLSHDSLSAAYLVNGDGVLLNLYEMQQLEMFCPNRSPSPAIIKAPLLSNPVWTGKQLFSMLFPPELDYGFSPSDLVIRNGELITSSEGSSWFRDADGNLFESLIKNCRGKVLDFLHGAQEVLCEWLSMRGMSVSLLDLYLTPDSNSRKNMMDEIFYGLQETELTCNFKQLMVDSFCDFLAGNNEEIDGFVGFDFERMCYEKQRSAAVNQASVDSFKQVFRDIQNLSYKYANKDNSLLTMFKAGSKGNLLKLVQHSMCLGLQRSVVPLSFRFPPKLSCSEWNDLKSQGLTQSGDDSVESAKNFIPYAVIESSFMTGLNPLECFVHSVTSRDSSFSDHADLPGTLSRRLMFFLRDLCASYDGTVRNAYGGQVVQFSYGSDKGTSTATSFANEIQSQGSILPDGTGGQPVGSLSACAISEAAYSALDQPISLLETSPLLNLKRVLECGSRRRNSDQTMTLFLSDKLGKGRHCFEYAALEIKNYLEKLIFSDIVSTVLITYSPQKSTENCFNPWVCHFHVCKEIMKRRRLSVHSIIGSLQMHYANAKKLWKINLPDIQVTSNGRSCSHTDMPNKDDMFCITVTIVEPSKRSHIELDVILAIVLPSLLEAVVKGFPEIKKVQILWNDRFKVSKSHKTSPGELYLRVAVTGGFGKTKLWGMLMNDCLPIMDLIDWTRSHPDDINQFCSAYGIDSGWKFFLNNLKSAISDTGKTILNEHLHLVADCLSVTGEFVGLNSKGLRLRQEHAFVSSPFMQACFSNPSASFVKAAKKGVSDNLQGTIDALSWGRVPCIGTGAQFDILYSMKDEMITEPVDVYNLLGNIVGSQNQDVEFEVPQACNIKSEKYVSELMDALGDSAFERLKNIETKILREFLTLNDIQRLSRTLKDILHKSPIGHRLSGADWNSAMMALYFHPRRDEKVGSGAQEIKVGYHPEHKNSRCFLLARTDGAIVDFSYHKCVIGALEVIAPDKVQFYKSKWSQSGNL; from the exons ATGACCTCCATTGAAACGGACTTGTCTGAAGAGCAAGAAGTGCTAGCTGCCACTATGACTGGCATAAAGTTTAATGTATCGGGTGATGAAGATAAT GAGAAGATGTCAGTCATGGAAATTGTTGCATCAAGTCAGGTGTCTGACCCTAAGCTGGGGTTCCCAAATTTGAGGAATCATTGCACCACCTGTGACGCCAGAGATTTGGGACATTGTGAAG GTCATTTTGGGGTTATTAAATTTCCGTACCCAATAATCAATCCATATTATCTATCAGAAGTTGTGCAGATATTAAATAAGATTTGCCTTGGATGTAAATCAATTCGCAAAGATCTATTGATAAAG GGAGATAAGTCGGCATCCAAACTACGTCAACGCAAGGGGTGTAAATATTGTGTT GGGAACTCAATTGACTGGTATCCACCAATGACATTCAAGATATCCTCTAAAGAGCTTTCCAAAAAAAGCACAATTGTGGTAGAGGTAAGTGAAGACTCTTTAATGATGGTCCGAAAGAGAGGAAGGCAAGCCTTACCTGCTGATTATTGGGATTTTATTCCAAAAGAtcaacaagaagaagaagatggttTGATGAAACCACGTCGAAGGGTCCTATCACATGCACAG GTTCATTATTTACTGAAGGATGTTGATCCAGAGTTCATTAAAAAGTTCATTCAGAATGTGGactctattttcctcaattgcTTTCCTGTGACACCCAATAGTCATCGAGTGACGGAAATCACTCATAGATCTTCTAATTCACAGCGCTTGATCTTT GATGAGAGAACTAGGCTTTACAAGAGACTGGTTGATTTCCGAGGAGTAGCTAATGAACTGAGTTCCCATGTATTGGAATgcctaaaaatttcaaag CTGTTCCAGGAGAAGCCATCAAATGAAGATAATGAACTTATCCTTGCCCTGACAAGGAATAAAGATCCTGTTTCTAACATGTCTGGTTTAAGATACATGAAAAACGTTCTTCTTGGAAAGCGAAATGACCATTGCTTCCGCATGGTTCTTACCGGAAATCCAAGTCTTAAACTATCGGAAATTGGTATACCATGTCCTGTTGCAGAGAGGTTGCAAATTGCTGAGCAACTGAACAAGTGGAACGAGGAAAGATTGAAAGCTTGCTGTAATTTGCGTATTCTTGAGAAGGGTGAGATTTGTATTAGGAGAGAAGGTACATTAGTTAGAATTCATCATAATGAAAAGATCCGACTGGGGGACATCATCTATAGGCCCCTAAATAATGGGGATATCGTGCTTATAAACAGACCTCCTTCTATACATCAGCACTCTTTCATTGCCCTATCTGTCAAAGTTCTACCTGTGAGTTCCTCTGTTTCGATAAACCCCCTTATTTGTTCCCCTTTTCGTGGAGATTTTGACGGTGATTGCCTTCATGGTTATGTTCCTCAGTCCATCAACACAAGGGTTGAGCTCAGCGAGCTTGTTTCTTTGAATAGGCAGCTAATTAATGGCCAAAGTGGTCGAAATCTACTTTCACTGAGTCATGATAGTTTATCAGCTGCTTATTTGGTCAATGGTGATGGGGTTCTCTTGAACTTGTACGAAATGCAACAGCTTGAAATGTTCTGTCCCAATCGTTCACCGTCGCCAGCAATCATCAAAGCTCCTTTATTGAGTAATCCTGTTTGGACTGGAAAGCAGTTATTCAGCATGCTCTTTCCTCCCGAATTGGATTATGGTTTTTCTCCAAGTGATCTTGTTATCCGTAATGGGGAGCTTATAACTTCATCTGAGGGATCTTCTTGGTTCCGAGATGCTGATGGCAACCTTTTTGAAAGTCTCATTAAAAATTGTCGAGGAAAGGTCCTTGATTTTTTGCATGGTGCTCAGGAAGTTCTTTGTGAGTGGTTATCAATGAGGGGTATGAGCGTTTCACTCTTGGACCTATACCTAACTCCTGATTCAAATTCACGAAAGAACATGATGGATGAAATCTTCTATGGTCTCCAAGAAACAGAGCTGACTTGCAACTTTAAGCAGTTAATGGTTGATTCCTTCTGTGATTTCCTTGCTGgaaataatgaagaaattgatgGTTTTGTGGGTTTTGATTTTGAGCGGATGTGTTATGAGAAGCAAAGATCAGCTGCAGTTAATCAAGCTTCTGTTGATTCTTTTAAGCAAGTTTTTCGAGATATCCAGAATTTATCATACAAATATGCAAATAAAGACAATTCATTATTGACCATGTTCAAAGCAGGGAGCAAGGGTAACTTGCTGAAGCTAGTGCAGCATAGCATGTGTCTTGGACTGCAACGTTCAGTTGTACCTTTATCATTCAGGTTTCCTCCTAAACTCTCATGTTCTGAATGGAATGATCTAAAATCTCAGGGCTTAACCCAGAGCGGTGATGACAGTGTTGAATCTGCAAAGAATTTCATCCCATATGCTGTGATCGAAAGTTCTTTTATGACAGGCCTGAATCCACTAGAATGTTTTGTGCATTCCGTTACTAGTCGAGACAGTTCTTTCAGCGACCATGCTGACCTTCCTGGGACACTGTCACGAAGGCTTATGTTCTTCTTGCGTGATCTATGCGCATCATATGACGGAACTGTGAGGAATGCATATGGAGGTCAGGTTGTTCAGTTCAGCTATGGTAGTGATAAGGGTACATCTACTGCAACTAGTTTTGCTAATGAAATACAAAGTCAGGGCAGTATCCTACCTGATGGAACAGGTGGCCAACCTGTTGGTTCATTGTCTGCCTGTGCCATTTCTGAGGCTGCATATAGTGCTTTGGATCAACCGATTAGTCTACTTGAAACTTCACCATTGCTAAACCTGAAG AGGGTCCTTGAATGTGGTTCTAGAAGAAGGAATTCAGACCAGACTATGACGCTATTTTTATCGGATAAACTTGGAAAGGGGAGACATTGTTTCGAGTATGCAGCTTTAGAAATCAAGAATTATTTGGAGAAGTTGATCTTTTCGGATATTGTATCTACTGTCTTAATAAC CTACTCCCCGCAGAAGTCAACTGAAAACTGTTTCAACCCTTGGGTTTGCCATTTTCATGTGTGCAAG GAGATCATGAAAAGGAGGCGCCTTTCAGTGCATTCTATTATTGGTTCTCTTCAGATGCACTACGCCAATGccaaaaaattatggaaaatcaATTTGCCTGACATCCAAGTTACAAGC AATGGCAGGTCTTGTTCTCATACTGATATGCCAAATAAAGATGATATGTTTTGTATCACCGTCACGATTGTTGAGCCTTCCAAAAGGTCTCATATAGAATTGGATGTGATTCTAGCCATAGTGTTACCTTCCCTTCTGGAAGCAGTTGTAAAAG GATTCCCGGAGATCAAGAAGGTGCAAATTTTATGGAATGATCGATTCAAAGTCTCAAAATCTCATAAAACTTCTCCTGGTGAACTTTACTTGAGGGTAGCTGTAACAGGTGGTTTTGGTAAAACAAAACTCTGGGGCATGCTTATGAATGATTGCCTTCCAATAATGGATTTGATCGACTGGACACGTAGTCATCCAGATGATATTAATCAGTTTTGCTCGGCATATGGCATAGATTCTGGATGGAAATTTTTTCTCAAT AATTTGAAGAGCGCTATATCAGATACCGGCAAGACTATACTAAATGAGCATTTGCATCTTGTCGCCGATTGTCTGTCTGTTACCGGGGAGTTTGTTGGCTTAAACTCAAAAGGCTTGAGACTACGACAAGAACATGCATTTGTCTCATCTCCTTTTATGCAAGCATGCTTTTCA AATCCCAGTGCTTCCTTTGTCAAAGCTGCAAAGAAAGGAGTTTCGGATAATCTTCAGGGGACCATTGATGCATTGTCATGGGGAAGAGTTCCTTGCATCGGGACCGGTGCACAGTTTGATATACTGTACTCTATGAAG GATGAAATGATCACCGAACCGGTTGATGTGTATAATCTTCTTGGAAATATTGTTGGTTCTCAGAACCAAGATGTAGAGTTTGAAGTACCCCAAGCTTGTAACATCAAGTCCGAGAAATATGTCTCTGAACTTATGGATGCACTTGGTGATTCTGCCTTTGAACGGCtgaaaaatattgaaacaaaaatattgaGAGAATTTCTGACGTTAAATGACATTCAGAGGCTTTCGCGAACTTTAAAGGATATATTGCACAA GTCTCCTATTGGCCACCGGTTAAGCGGAGCTGACTGGAATTCCGCAATGATGGCATTGTACTTTCATCCGCGAAGAGATGAGAAGGTCGGATCTGGAGCTCAAGAAATAAAG GTAGGGTATCACCCTGAACATAAAAATTCTCGCTGCTTTCTTTTGGCAAGGACCGATGGGGCAATCGTAGATTTCTCGTATCATAAATGCGTTATCGGGGCTCTTGAGGTCATCGCCCCCGATAAGGTCCAATTCTACAAGTCAAAATGGTCACAATCCGGTAATCTGTAA
- the LOC105801901 gene encoding O-fucosyltransferase 38: protein MVNHRGSSHNHMRTASTAKFISRKQSPRNIALYIFLLFAFSIFIFVFNAGNIVEDHPAPVISIQSHPQTKFLQTADDELWDAPSRHGLRPCIKPTSRYKAAHGSDRYLTVKSNGGLNQMRTGISDMVAVAYIMNATLVIPQLDRRSFWQDSSIFSDIFDELHFITTLQGDVRIVRELPKELELVPRARKHFTSWSSMGYYKEMMQLWNDHQVIHVAKSDSRLANNDLPLDIQRLRCRALYHALHFSPPIESLGKKLVDRLRMRSGKYIALHLRYEKDMLAFTGCTSGLTDAESEELRIMRENTKHWKVKDINSTEQRIGGFCPLTPKEVGIFLQAIGYPPSTLIYVASGEIYGGDARLSELMSFFPNLVFKEKLATKEELNAFAKHASQSAALDYIVSLESDVFVPSYSGNMARAVEGHRRFLGHRKTITPDRKGLVRLFDELESGQLRKTSSFSDLVQQMHKNRQGAPRKRKGPSPGIKGKARFRTEESFYENPYPECICSSKAV from the exons ATGGTAAACCATAGGGGCTCGTCTCATAATCATATGAGAACAGCTTCAACAGCCAAATTTATCTCTAGGAAACAATCTCCCAGGAACATTGCTCTTTACATATTCCTCCTCTTTGCTTTCTCAATCTTCATTTTTGTCTTCAACGCTGGCAACATTGTGGAAGACCACCCCGCCCCAGTTATCTCCATCCAATCCCACCCTCAAACTAAATTTCTACAG ACAGCTGATGATGAACTTTGGGATGCCCCTTCTCGCCATGGTTTACGTCCATGTATCAAGCCTACGAGCAGATATAAAG CTGCACATGGATCTGACCGCTATTTAACAGTGAAAAGCAATGGAGGATTGAATCAAATGCGCACCGGT ATATCAGACATGGTGGCTGTGGCATACATAATGAATGCGACCTTAGTCATTCCCCAGCTGGATAGACGATCCTTCTGGCAAGACTCAAG TATATTTTCTGATATATTTGATGAGCTTCATTTCATCACAACTTTACAAGGAGATGTGAGGATTGTTAGGGAGCTTCCAAAGGAACTGGAACTTGTTCCTCGGGCACGAAAGCACTTTACTTCCTGGTCTAGCATGGGATACTACAAAGAAATGATGCAGCTATGGAATGATCATCAG GTGATCCATGTTGCTAAATCAGATTCTAGACTTGCGAACAATGATCTTCCTCTTGACATACAGAGGTTGAGATGTCGTGCTCTATATCATGCTCTCCACTTCTCTCCCCCCATTGAGAGCTTAGGAAAG AAGCTGGTGGATCGTCTGAGAATGCGGAGTGGAAAATACATTGCACTTCACTTAAGATATGAGAAAGACATGCTTGCTTTTACTGGTTGTACTTCTGGTTTGACTGATGCAGAATCTGAAGAGCTGAGAATAATGAG GGAGAACACAAAGCACTGGAAGGTTAAAGATATAAACTCTACTGAACAGAGGATAGGTGGCTTTTGTCCACTAACCCCCAAAGAAGTCGGGATATTTCTTCAAGCTATTGGCTATCCTCCATCAACATTAATTTATGTTGCATCTGGTGAAATTTATGGTGGCGATGCTCGCCTTTCAGAGCTTATGTCTTTTTTTCCAAATCTAGTTTTCAAG GAAAAACTGGCAACAAAGGAAGAGTTGAATGCGTTTGCTAAGCATGCATCTCAAAGTGCTGCACTAGATTACATTGTTTCTTTGGAAAGTGATGTGTTTGTTCCATCATATTCAGGTAACATGGCACGAGCAGTTGAGGGGCACCGCAGATTCTTAGGCCATCGGAAGACAATCACCCCAGACAG gAAAGGACTAGTCAGGCTTTTTGATGAGTTAGAAAGTGGACAGCTCAGAAAAACATCCTCATTCTCCGATCTTGTGCAGCAAATGCACAAAAACAG ACAAGGAGCTCCAAGAAAACGAAAAGGTCCTTCACCTGGAATAAAAGGCAAAGCACGTTTTAGGACCGAAGAATCCTTCTATGAAAATCCATACCCTGAGTGTATATGTAGTTCAAAGGCTGTATAA
- the LOC105801903 gene encoding uncharacterized protein LOC105801903 — translation MSAAASSSSSVYESREAVKEKQPKQEVIKDCTYKTKAIQFLGRTTPIILQNDNGPCPLLAICNVLLLSNNLNLSPDIAEVSQEKLLSLVAERLIDSNSNVDNKDAGYVENQLRNIADAIDLLPRLATGIDVNIKFRRTDDFEFTSECAIFDLLDIPLYHGWIVDPQDYETASAVGSKSYNAIMEELVALEARNMEVLRKSNSGDCVDFAAATTATLGVPSPCLLKTKSFDESPRSLSGQKILRKGDLDEEAELLRVLKLSEAESQNSVSDPGSSHERSCSKNLVSADTLEGEKGVENPNLQRTEPSLSDNCTSLSNDSGSKICSKTLKREESQKTDGINQHQSSYVKSGEINLSNDVAENKGNGAEELIQVEGALPVYLAKDIASNNGNDTEILQGVQKIEIQSDSTTDPHDIPDNVNGCLIIKVSSVALQNAGSDSSSGRIHHANVPQSEPIYEGEECIADSATTATTYENPEPMYEGEAILAKQVDQRAVDDCNVRSKDEITPQQGELIGNFLKNNASQLTFYGLFCLQDGLKERELCVFFRNNHFSTMFKYNGELYLLATDQGYLNQPNLVWEKLNEVNGDTLFMTGSFKEFKVNDNHVTGTWDEQNAMASTADYIASIDSAVQAGLDVNSDLQLAIALQQQEFEEDPPPRQPPPVVGGSRLVTTQQGQRSSGRSSSSSSSSSSPKEDTKSKDMCIVM, via the exons atgtCAGCGGCTGCTTCTTCGTCTTCTTCTGTGTATGAATCGAGAGAAGCAGTGAAAGAAAAACAACCAAAGCAAGAAGTAATTAAAGATTGCACATACAAGACTAAGGCTATCCAGTTCTTAGGTCGTACTACGCCTATTATTCTCCAAAACGACAATGGACCTTGCCCTCTCCTCGCCATCT GTAATGTTCTCCTTTTAAGCAACAACTTGAACCTGAGTCCCGATATAGCCGAAGTTTCGCAGGAGAAACTACTTTCACTGGTGGCCGAGCGCCTCATTGATTCCAACAGTAATGTCGAC AATAAAGATGCCGGATACGTCGAAAATCAACTGCGGAATATTGCTGATGCGATCGATTTACTCCCTCGTCTTGCTACAGGGATTGATGTAAATATCAAATTCAGGAG AACAGACGATTTTGAGTTCACTTCAGAGTGTGCCATATTCGATCTGCTCGATATTCCTCTCTATCATGGTTGGATAGTTGATCCCCAG GACTATGAAACTGCTTCTGCCGTTGGTTCAAAATCCTACAATGCAATTATGGAAGAGCTTGTTGCACTGGAAGCACGAAATATGGAGGTTTTACGTAAAAGTAACTCTGGAGATTGTGTGGATTTTGCTGCTGCAACAACTGCCACTCTGGGAGTTCCCTCTCCTTGCCTCTTGAAAACCAAATCTTTTGACGAGTCTCCTCGTTCATTGTCTGGTcagaaaatattaagaaaagggGATCTCGATGAGGAAGCGGAGCTACTGAGAGTCTTGAAATTATCAGAGGCTGAATCGCAAAACTCGGTTAGTGATCCTGGCAGTTCCCATGAAAGATCATGTTCAAAGAATCTTGTTTCTGCAGATACACTAGAGGGGGAAAAAGGCGTTGAAAATCCAAACTTGCAGCGGACCGAACCTTCCTTATCAGATAATTGCACTTCCTTGAGCAATGATAGCGGTAGTAAGATATGTTCCAAGACCCTCAAAAGGGAAGAGTCCCAGAAGACTGATGGGATTAATCAGCATCAGTCATCTTATGTTAAATCCGGAGAAATTAACCTTTCAAATGATGTGGCTGAGAATAAGGGGAATGGTGCAGAAGAACTGATCCAGGTTGAAGGTGCACTTCCTGTTTATCTGGCAAAAGATATTGCTTCTAACAATGGAAATGACACTGAAATATTGCAAGGGGTTCAAAAAATCGAGATTCAATCCGATTCTACAACCGATCCTCATGACATTCCTGATAATGTGAATGGGTGCCTGATCATAAAAGTATCATCCGTGGCTTTACAAAATGCCGGTTCAGATTCTTCTAGTGGCAGAATACATCATGCAAATGTGCCTCAAAGTGAACCTATATACGAAGGCGAAGAATGCATAGCAGATTCTGCAACAACAGCAACAACATACGAAAACCCGGAGCCAATGTATGAAGGTGAGGCAATTCTTGCAAAACAAGTTGACCAAAGAGCTGTAGATGACTGCAATGTAAGGTCTAAAGATGAAATCACTCCACAACAAG GGGAACTGATCGGAAACTTCTTGAAGAACAATGCCAGTCAATTGACCTTTTATGG GCTTTTTTGCTTACAAGACGGACTTAAAGAACGCGAACTTTGTGTTTTTTTCCGTAATAATCATTTCAGCACCATGTTTAAG TATAATGGTGAACTCTATCTTTTAGCTACTGACCAAGGCTATCTAAATCAGCCCAATTTGGTTTGGGAAAAACTAAATGAG GTCAACGGAGACACGCTGTTTATGACCGGCAGCTTCAAGGAGTTCAAGGTGAATGATAATCATGTCACAGGTACTTGGGATGAGCAAAATGCTATGGCCAGTACTGCT GACTACATTGCCAGCATTGATAGTGCAGTGCAAGCTGGATTGGACGTAAA CTCGGATTTACAGCTTGCAATAGCTCTGCAACAACAGGAATTTGAAGAAGACCCACCACCGCGTCAGCCACCACCCGTTGTTGGTGGTTCAAGATTAGTAACAACTCAACAG GGGCAGAGAAGCAGTGGAAGGAGCTCCTCGTCGTCATCTTCGTCTTCATCCCCGAAGGAAGATACGAAATCAAAAGATATGTGTATTGTGATGTAA